A stretch of Acidimicrobiales bacterium DNA encodes these proteins:
- a CDS encoding DUF2510 domain-containing protein produces MEEFFETLGDEARARLEPSVKGAITAAAAVLAWIGLMAIAVDNVEPDSTNVMGIFLGLLALGAGHGIIAGLDPSVRPAGVALIALGTVQALGFMFDDLDSPTALLFLLVLAYGAQYAFGPARGATTLLTLGLLSGWAFIIDAAAGDPDARSIRDGSVFLDDSFVNVPDSSFTRGDDTVAYLSLLIGAGLLLAVRVLDRRGWRGIATSAVIVGDIAFVVGVFGVLGTFDNDTAGSMLVLAAGVVLALCAAPGGRRFSTWLGGIGVFAGLVALITTTMEPDDAVQFGLVCVLIGGSIVVAGAYLDLDSLRTNQPVGTTTTDWSAPDPAAEPVPDPAPAAPDPAPAAEGWHPDPSGRHELRYHDGAAWTAHVSDGGATSTDEGL; encoded by the coding sequence ATGGAAGAGTTCTTCGAGACGTTGGGCGACGAAGCGCGGGCGCGCCTCGAACCGTCCGTCAAGGGTGCGATCACCGCAGCCGCCGCCGTGCTCGCGTGGATCGGCCTGATGGCCATCGCCGTGGACAATGTCGAGCCCGACAGCACCAATGTCATGGGCATCTTCCTCGGCCTCCTGGCGCTCGGGGCCGGGCACGGCATCATCGCCGGACTCGATCCGTCGGTGCGGCCGGCCGGGGTCGCCCTCATCGCTCTCGGCACGGTGCAGGCCCTCGGGTTCATGTTCGACGACCTCGACTCGCCGACCGCCCTGCTGTTCCTGCTCGTCCTCGCCTACGGGGCCCAGTACGCATTCGGGCCCGCTCGCGGGGCCACGACCCTGCTCACGCTGGGACTGCTCTCGGGTTGGGCGTTCATCATCGACGCGGCGGCCGGCGATCCCGACGCCCGCTCGATCCGGGACGGATCGGTCTTCCTCGACGATTCATTCGTCAACGTGCCCGACTCGAGCTTCACCCGGGGTGACGACACCGTCGCCTATCTGAGCCTGCTCATCGGCGCGGGCTTGCTGCTCGCAGTGCGCGTCCTCGACCGGCGGGGATGGCGCGGCATCGCGACGTCGGCCGTCATCGTCGGCGACATCGCGTTCGTGGTCGGCGTGTTCGGCGTGCTCGGGACGTTCGACAACGACACGGCCGGTTCGATGCTGGTGCTGGCCGCCGGTGTCGTGCTCGCCCTCTGCGCCGCGCCGGGAGGCCGCCGCTTCTCCACCTGGCTCGGCGGGATCGGCGTGTTCGCCGGGCTCGTCGCGCTGATCACCACCACGATGGAACCCGACGATGCGGTCCAGTTCGGTCTGGTGTGTGTGCTGATCGGCGGATCCATCGTGGTCGCCGGTGCCTACCTCGACCTCGACTCGCTGCGCACCAACCAGCCGGTGGGCACCACCACGACGGACTGGTCGGCCCCCGATCCGGCCGCGGAGCCGGTGCCCGACCCGGCCCCGGCCGCGCCCGACCCGGCCCCGGCGGCGGAAGGCTGGCACCCGGATCCGTCGGGCCGCCACGAGCTGCGCTACCACGACGGCGCCGCCTGGACGGCGCATGTGTCCGACGGCGGCGCGACCTCCACCGACGAAGGGCTCTAG
- a CDS encoding AbrB/MazE/SpoVT family DNA-binding domain-containing protein, whose translation MASVEQFLISTSGQMSLPAPARRRWGLSQGGPVDVLDLGFGVLTVPAGTGRALLDDLLSAEDHRAFVASLDDPELTTT comes from the coding sequence ATGGCGTCCGTCGAGCAGTTCCTCATCTCCACGTCCGGTCAGATGTCGCTTCCGGCTCCGGCACGGCGCCGCTGGGGACTCTCACAGGGCGGGCCCGTCGACGTTCTCGACCTCGGCTTCGGCGTCCTCACCGTCCCCGCGGGGACGGGCCGCGCACTCCTGGATGACCTGCTGAGCGCCGAGGACCATCGCGCCTTCGTCGCGTCGCTCGACGATCCCGAGCTCACCACCACGTGA
- a CDS encoding VCBS repeat-containing protein, with protein sequence MKRALGVSGVVVAWAFVVAACADSTTGADPVPSDPTTTSVPIPTSSTTTTTTLAEPAGCAASVPDDAAHISANRTPLDVDRDGVADEILVSETDDGHRIHVRLADGSLWVDVPGTDWPRLLDRPGGGAAARDLDGDGLLEFFLPPTSTNGAELVRLGECGGTVHEIGPHEGEWCLRDGELRCDRRIACVGPDLISDMTSGGDVEGLDADEWRWGRTLIRLDGDELVVAPITSVEYELANPPPGVPTAADAGTVDCSPDEDAEVPAIDAGPECTATGDRPADATLVAEVDLDGDGTLDRIVSWEAGSGAPEGWLHIELAGGATESIAIPYNWGGGPELMAAADVDGDGVLEVFLTAPSNTARNAFAVQLTGCTVDVIDYADEPASDPWSQGLLLHGIGGGSCAPTGCVARVTCTTTGVVVEQTGPNDNRNEQFDPDDPEMYWWRTVYALRDGAWHIVDETTTIYRHADPPADSPQVLGEGLHC encoded by the coding sequence GTGAAACGGGCTCTGGGCGTCTCGGGCGTCGTCGTGGCGTGGGCATTCGTGGTCGCCGCCTGCGCCGACTCGACCACCGGGGCCGATCCCGTTCCGTCCGACCCGACGACCACGTCCGTCCCGATCCCGACGAGTTCGACGACGACCACGACCACCCTCGCCGAGCCGGCCGGTTGTGCCGCGTCGGTCCCCGATGACGCCGCCCACATCTCGGCCAACCGCACGCCGCTCGATGTCGACCGGGACGGCGTCGCGGACGAAATCCTCGTGAGCGAGACCGACGACGGACACCGCATCCACGTCCGCCTCGCCGACGGGTCGTTGTGGGTCGACGTGCCCGGCACCGACTGGCCCCGGCTCCTCGACCGTCCGGGCGGTGGCGCCGCGGCCCGTGATCTCGACGGCGACGGCCTCCTCGAGTTCTTTCTCCCGCCGACCTCGACGAACGGCGCCGAACTGGTCCGGCTCGGCGAGTGCGGCGGCACGGTCCACGAGATCGGCCCGCACGAGGGCGAGTGGTGCCTGCGTGACGGCGAACTCCGCTGCGATCGCCGTATCGCCTGCGTCGGCCCGGATCTCATCAGCGACATGACATCGGGCGGGGATGTGGAAGGGCTGGACGCCGACGAGTGGCGCTGGGGCCGCACCCTGATCCGGCTCGACGGCGACGAACTCGTCGTCGCCCCGATCACCTCCGTCGAGTACGAGTTGGCGAACCCGCCGCCCGGCGTGCCGACGGCAGCCGACGCGGGAACCGTCGACTGTTCACCGGACGAGGACGCCGAGGTCCCCGCGATCGACGCCGGCCCCGAATGCACTGCGACCGGCGATCGGCCGGCCGATGCGACACTCGTCGCGGAGGTGGATCTCGACGGCGACGGCACGCTCGACCGCATCGTCAGTTGGGAGGCGGGCAGCGGTGCCCCGGAGGGATGGCTCCACATCGAGCTCGCCGGCGGGGCCACCGAGTCGATCGCCATCCCCTACAACTGGGGCGGCGGGCCGGAGCTCATGGCGGCCGCCGATGTCGACGGCGACGGCGTGCTCGAGGTGTTCCTGACCGCACCGTCCAACACCGCCCGCAACGCGTTCGCCGTCCAGCTGACCGGCTGCACGGTCGACGTCATCGACTACGCGGACGAACCGGCCTCGGACCCCTGGTCGCAGGGCCTCCTGCTCCACGGCATCGGGGGCGGCAGTTGTGCGCCGACCGGCTGCGTCGCCCGGGTGACGTGCACCACCACGGGTGTCGTCGTCGAGCAGACCGGCCCCAACGACAACCGCAACGAGCAGTTCGATCCCGACGACCCCGAGATGTACTGGTGGCGGACGGTGTACGCGCTCCGCGACGGCGCCTGGCACATCGTCGACGAGACGACGACGATCTACCGGCACGCCGACCCGCCGGCGGACTCCCCGCAGGTCCTGGGCGAGGGCCTGCACTGCTGA
- a CDS encoding 2-oxoglutarate and iron-dependent oxygenase domain-containing protein, which translates to MGEPAILDVDLLAFENGDATQRAAVVDGVTESLRTGFVYVEHDLSVDMIDEVYGQLEAFFTLPQENKDAYVVPGSNGQSGYTGLLVETAAIADVPDWKEMLNWGAPLGAGHPLRAKYPHRYGPPTLPEADLPGINDLLLHFHETIADLQARVLRIIAVGLGVDERFFDDMLVDGATLTRAIHYPAMENAPGEQHVWAGEHADINLITALPRATAAGLQVKVDGSWVDAAPPDGRAIINTGLMLERLTNGVIPPGIHQVVSAPGQQGDRYSVVQFAHPTPWTMLEPIGTCVTPDTPLRYPTISAADALDKVLWEINLVEDGRRVD; encoded by the coding sequence ATGGGAGAACCCGCGATCCTCGATGTCGACCTGCTGGCGTTCGAGAACGGCGATGCCACGCAGCGGGCCGCCGTCGTCGACGGCGTCACCGAATCCCTGCGCACCGGCTTCGTCTATGTGGAACACGACCTCAGCGTCGACATGATCGACGAGGTCTACGGACAGCTCGAGGCGTTCTTCACCCTGCCGCAGGAGAACAAGGACGCCTATGTCGTGCCCGGCTCGAACGGGCAGAGCGGCTACACGGGGCTGTTGGTCGAGACCGCAGCGATCGCCGATGTGCCCGACTGGAAGGAGATGCTCAACTGGGGCGCGCCGCTCGGCGCCGGGCATCCGCTCCGGGCAAAGTATCCGCACCGCTACGGCCCGCCCACGCTTCCGGAGGCCGATCTTCCCGGCATCAACGACCTCCTGCTCCACTTCCACGAGACGATCGCCGATCTCCAGGCGCGCGTGCTGCGGATCATCGCCGTGGGGCTCGGTGTGGACGAGCGGTTCTTCGACGACATGCTGGTCGATGGCGCGACCCTCACCCGGGCGATCCACTACCCCGCGATGGAGAACGCGCCCGGCGAGCAGCACGTCTGGGCGGGCGAACACGCCGACATCAACCTGATCACGGCGCTGCCCCGCGCGACCGCGGCCGGGCTCCAGGTGAAGGTCGACGGCAGCTGGGTCGACGCGGCCCCGCCCGACGGGCGCGCGATCATCAACACCGGGCTCATGCTCGAGCGGCTCACGAACGGGGTGATCCCGCCGGGCATCCATCAGGTCGTGTCGGCGCCGGGGCAGCAGGGTGATCGGTACTCGGTCGTCCAGTTCGCCCACCCCACGCCGTGGACGATGCTCGAGCCGATCGGCACGTGCGTCACCCCCGACACGCCGCTGCGCTACCCGACGATCAGCGCGGCCGACGCGCTCGACAAGGTGCTGTGGGAGATCAATCTGGTCGAGGACGGCCGCCGGGTCGACTGA
- a CDS encoding aldehyde dehydrogenase family protein — translation MAITDRPEGTDLDLTTVDVAAVVEGVRAVYDSGRTKPMAWRLEQLDGLVRMLRMEGSRFEEALALDLGKPAIEGFAADVGSTASEIAGMRKNAPKYAKPRRARLPMASQPGKGYIVPEPLGVALIVAPWNYPVQLLLLPMAAAIAAGNAVIAKPSEVAGATSNLLAELIPRYCDPEAIAVIEGDVAVATDLLEQRFDHIFYTGSTDVGRIVYQAAARHLTPVTLELGGKSPVLVDDSANIEVTGRRLAWGKWLNAGQTCVAPDYVLVTEKNRDALVDSMRTAFDEFSGGKGTKDNKDFGSIVTDRHASRLEGLLADHGGTVAFGGEVDVDAKYVEPTVIVDPAKDSRIMQEEIFGPLLPVITVESMAEAVEIVNGREKPLALYVFAEDGEKAEELIGSTTSGGACVNHVVLHITPPDLPFGGVGESGTGRYHGRSGFDTFSNLKSVMKKPTKMDPKMLYPPYTAKKEKLIRRFI, via the coding sequence ATGGCCATCACCGATCGTCCCGAAGGAACCGACCTCGACCTGACCACCGTCGACGTCGCCGCTGTCGTCGAGGGCGTGCGCGCCGTGTACGACTCCGGGCGCACCAAGCCGATGGCGTGGCGGCTCGAACAGCTGGACGGACTCGTCCGCATGCTGAGGATGGAGGGCTCCCGCTTCGAGGAGGCGCTGGCGCTGGACCTCGGCAAGCCGGCCATCGAAGGCTTCGCGGCCGATGTCGGCTCGACGGCCAGTGAGATCGCCGGGATGCGCAAGAACGCCCCGAAGTACGCCAAGCCCCGCAGGGCCCGGCTGCCGATGGCCTCCCAGCCGGGCAAGGGCTACATCGTCCCTGAGCCGCTCGGCGTCGCGCTGATCGTCGCCCCCTGGAACTATCCGGTGCAGCTGCTGCTGCTCCCGATGGCCGCGGCCATCGCGGCGGGTAACGCCGTGATCGCCAAGCCATCGGAGGTCGCCGGCGCCACGAGCAACCTGCTCGCCGAGCTGATCCCGCGCTACTGCGACCCCGAGGCCATCGCCGTGATCGAGGGCGACGTGGCCGTGGCCACCGATCTGCTCGAGCAGCGCTTCGACCACATCTTCTACACGGGCTCCACCGACGTCGGCCGCATCGTCTACCAGGCCGCCGCCCGTCACCTCACGCCGGTCACGCTGGAGCTCGGCGGCAAGAGCCCGGTGCTCGTCGACGACTCCGCCAACATCGAGGTCACCGGCCGACGCCTGGCCTGGGGCAAATGGCTCAACGCCGGGCAGACCTGTGTCGCTCCGGACTATGTCCTCGTCACGGAGAAGAACCGTGATGCCCTCGTCGACAGCATGAGGACCGCGTTCGACGAGTTCAGCGGGGGCAAGGGCACCAAGGACAACAAGGACTTCGGTTCGATCGTCACGGATCGCCACGCGAGCCGGCTCGAGGGACTCCTCGCCGACCATGGCGGCACCGTCGCCTTCGGGGGCGAGGTGGACGTCGACGCCAAGTACGTCGAACCGACGGTCATCGTCGACCCGGCGAAGGACTCCAGGATCATGCAGGAGGAGATCTTCGGACCCCTTCTGCCGGTCATCACCGTCGAGTCGATGGCCGAAGCCGTCGAGATCGTGAACGGGCGGGAGAAGCCGCTGGCGCTCTACGTCTTCGCCGAGGACGGCGAGAAGGCCGAGGAGCTCATCGGCTCCACCACGTCCGGTGGCGCCTGCGTCAACCATGTCGTGCTCCACATCACCCCGCCGGACCTGCCCTTCGGCGGCGTCGGCGAGTCCGGCACCGGCCGCTACCACGGTCGTTCGGGCTTCGACACGTTCTCCAACCTGAAGTCGGTGATGAAGAAGCCGACCAAGATGGACCCGAAGATGCTCTACCCGCCGTACACGGCGAAGAAGGAAAAGCTGATCCGGCGGTTCATCTGA
- the ileS gene encoding isoleucine--tRNA ligase has translation MSAAENAGADAPYPHVESPDLPGIERRILERWETAKTFEESVEQRPVTIDGANNEYVFYDGPPFANGLPHHGHLLTGYVKDVVPRYQTMQGKRVERRFGWDCHGLPAEMEAEKELPVSGRASIIEYGIERFNEYCRTSVLKYTQDWEETVTRQARWVDFENDYKTMDIDYMESVMWAFKQLWDKGLVYQANRVLPYSWGAETPLSNHEIRLDDATRPRQDPAITVAFTLDDPHGIPGSADVDGGHLPAGSPVAILAWTTTPWTLPSNLALAVGPDLDYAVMADADGTRYILGEAVLEQYDKQLENAEQVGTVKGSDLVGRTYQPLLPYFADMAEVDPAKPHHGTNRAFVVLAGDFIDTSEGTGVVHMAPGFGEDDQRVGEEAGIGMVVPVDDSGRFTDDVVEWAGQNVLEANSDIIRHLRETGQLVRHDSYTHNYPHCWRTDTPIIYKAMPSWYVEVTAIRDRLLETNQEINWVPSHIRDGRFGMWLEGARDWSISRNRFWGSPIPVWVSDDPAYPRTDVYGSLDELEADFGVRPDNLHRPFIDELTRPNPDDPTGKSTMRRVPEVLDCWFESGSMPFAQVHYPFENKEWFDEHFPADFIVEYINQSRGWFYTMHVLSTALFDRHGFDNAICHGILLADDGAKLSKKLRNYTEPSEIFEKQGADALRWYFMSTNIVRGGDTRISDQAIDDVVRQVILPIWNAYSFFTLYANVEGHRATFRTDSTELLDRYILAKTRDLVAATESRMDAYDLPGAAMETQSFIDALNNWYIRRSRDRFWGSAGGGADTDGLDTLYTVLLTLVQVAAPLLPMITEEIWLGLTGGDADQPDSVHLCDWPDADAYPANSALVAAMDRLRDVASTGLRLREDQGLRVRLPLASVTVAGRDAGTLEPFADLLADELNVKSVHLTEEIGSLATFVLRPDGKALGPRLGKDVQTVFGAAKSGDWSPNDDGTVTAAGHVLAEDEYELALESPDDVVAAALRSNDAVVTLDTEVTEALAAEGLARDIVREVQNARKAEDLVVTDRIEVWFEVESAAAAEAITAHDAYIADQVLATSLTIGAGPDDLRIHEATIDGEPFRFTLHPTV, from the coding sequence ATGAGTGCAGCCGAGAACGCAGGCGCGGACGCGCCCTACCCGCATGTCGAGAGTCCGGATCTTCCGGGCATCGAGCGGCGCATTCTCGAGCGGTGGGAGACCGCGAAGACGTTCGAGGAATCGGTCGAGCAACGTCCCGTCACCATCGACGGCGCGAACAACGAATACGTCTTCTACGACGGTCCGCCGTTCGCCAACGGCCTCCCCCACCACGGCCATCTGCTCACCGGCTACGTGAAGGACGTCGTCCCCCGCTACCAGACGATGCAGGGCAAGCGGGTCGAGCGCCGTTTCGGCTGGGACTGCCACGGCCTGCCCGCCGAGATGGAGGCCGAGAAGGAGCTCCCGGTCAGCGGCCGGGCGTCGATCATCGAGTACGGCATCGAGCGGTTCAACGAGTACTGCCGCACCTCGGTGCTGAAGTACACGCAGGACTGGGAGGAGACCGTCACCCGTCAGGCTCGCTGGGTCGACTTCGAGAACGACTACAAGACGATGGACATCGACTACATGGAGTCGGTGATGTGGGCGTTCAAGCAGCTCTGGGACAAGGGCCTCGTCTACCAGGCCAACCGGGTGCTGCCCTACAGCTGGGGCGCGGAGACGCCCCTGTCGAACCACGAGATCCGTCTCGACGACGCGACGCGGCCCCGTCAGGACCCCGCGATCACCGTCGCGTTCACGCTCGACGATCCGCACGGCATCCCGGGCAGCGCCGATGTCGACGGCGGCCATCTCCCCGCGGGCAGCCCGGTCGCGATCCTCGCGTGGACCACCACGCCGTGGACCCTGCCGTCGAACCTCGCCCTCGCGGTCGGCCCGGACCTCGACTATGCCGTCATGGCGGACGCGGACGGCACCCGCTACATCCTCGGCGAGGCGGTGCTCGAGCAGTACGACAAGCAGCTCGAGAACGCGGAGCAGGTCGGCACCGTGAAGGGCTCCGACCTCGTCGGACGCACCTACCAACCCCTGCTCCCCTACTTCGCCGACATGGCGGAGGTCGATCCGGCGAAGCCCCACCACGGCACGAACCGAGCGTTCGTCGTGCTCGCCGGCGACTTCATCGACACGTCCGAGGGCACCGGTGTCGTCCACATGGCGCCCGGCTTCGGCGAGGACGACCAGCGGGTCGGCGAGGAGGCCGGCATCGGGATGGTCGTGCCCGTCGACGATTCGGGCCGCTTCACCGACGATGTCGTGGAGTGGGCCGGGCAGAACGTGCTCGAGGCGAACAGCGACATCATCCGCCACCTGCGCGAGACCGGACAGCTCGTCCGCCACGACAGCTACACGCACAACTACCCCCACTGCTGGCGCACGGACACGCCGATCATCTACAAGGCGATGCCGTCCTGGTACGTGGAGGTCACGGCCATCCGGGACCGGCTGCTGGAGACCAACCAGGAGATCAACTGGGTCCCGTCGCACATCCGCGACGGCCGCTTCGGCATGTGGTTGGAGGGCGCCCGCGACTGGTCGATCAGCCGCAACCGCTTCTGGGGTTCGCCGATCCCCGTCTGGGTCAGCGACGACCCGGCCTACCCCCGCACGGACGTCTACGGCAGTCTCGACGAACTCGAGGCCGACTTCGGTGTGCGACCGGACAACCTGCACCGCCCGTTCATCGACGAGCTCACCCGCCCCAACCCGGACGACCCGACGGGGAAGTCCACCATGCGCCGCGTGCCGGAGGTGCTCGACTGCTGGTTCGAGTCCGGCTCCATGCCGTTCGCCCAGGTGCACTATCCGTTCGAGAACAAGGAGTGGTTCGACGAGCACTTCCCGGCGGACTTCATCGTCGAGTACATCAACCAGTCGCGCGGCTGGTTCTACACGATGCACGTCCTGTCCACGGCGCTGTTCGACCGTCACGGCTTCGACAACGCGATCTGCCACGGCATCCTGCTCGCCGACGACGGGGCCAAGCTCTCCAAGAAGCTGCGCAACTACACGGAGCCGTCCGAGATCTTCGAGAAGCAGGGCGCCGACGCGCTGCGGTGGTACTTCATGTCCACCAACATCGTGCGGGGCGGCGACACGCGGATCTCCGACCAGGCGATCGACGACGTCGTCCGCCAGGTGATCCTGCCGATCTGGAACGCGTATTCCTTCTTCACGCTCTACGCAAACGTCGAAGGCCATCGGGCCACCTTCCGGACCGACTCGACCGAGCTGCTCGATCGCTACATCCTCGCCAAGACCCGCGACCTCGTCGCGGCCACCGAGTCGCGCATGGACGCCTACGACCTGCCGGGCGCGGCGATGGAGACCCAGTCGTTCATCGACGCGCTGAACAACTGGTACATCCGACGCTCGCGCGATCGCTTCTGGGGCAGCGCGGGTGGCGGGGCCGACACCGATGGTCTCGACACGCTCTACACCGTGCTGCTCACCCTCGTGCAGGTCGCCGCGCCGCTGCTGCCGATGATCACCGAGGAGATCTGGCTGGGGTTGACGGGCGGCGACGCCGACCAACCCGACTCGGTGCATCTGTGTGACTGGCCGGACGCCGACGCCTATCCGGCGAACTCGGCCCTGGTCGCGGCGATGGACCGTCTGCGTGACGTCGCGTCGACCGGCCTGCGTCTGCGCGAGGACCAGGGGCTGCGGGTGCGCCTCCCCCTCGCGTCGGTCACGGTCGCGGGCCGAGACGCGGGCACGCTCGAGCCCTTCGCCGACCTCCTCGCCGACGAGCTCAACGTGAAGTCCGTCCACCTCACCGAGGAGATCGGGTCGCTGGCAACATTCGTGCTCCGGCCCGACGGCAAGGCCCTCGGGCCCCGACTCGGCAAGGACGTGCAGACCGTCTTCGGCGCGGCGAAGTCGGGCGACTGGTCGCCCAACGACGACGGCACGGTCACCGCGGCGGGCCATGTGCTCGCCGAGGACGAGTACGAGCTCGCGCTCGAGTCGCCTGACGACGTCGTGGCGGCCGCCCTGCGATCGAACGACGCCGTGGTCACCCTCGACACCGAGGTCACCGAGGCACTCGCCGCGGAGGGCCTCGCCCGCGACATCGTGCGGGAGGTGCAGAACGCCCGCAAGGCCGAGGACCTCGTCGTCACCGACCGCATCGAGGTCTGGTTCGAGGTCGAGTCCGCCGCGGCAGCCGAGGCGATCACCGCCCACGACGCCTACATCGCCGACCAGGTGCTCGCGACATCGCTCACCATCGGCGCCGGCCCCGACGACCTCCGCATCCACGAGGCCACCATCGACGGCGAACCCTTCCGCTTCACCCTCCACCCCACGGTCTGA
- a CDS encoding DUF222 domain-containing protein, protein MSSDAGPIMAGNDDIPLERIEVEIMSWSGNLAAATARLLAWIAEYDRREGWKTWSCRSCAEWMSWKCGESLHTAREKVRVARALESLPAIRASFAAGELSYSKVRAVTRVATAADDEDWLIQARHSTGSELDRIVSGVRKAIDENETRDARVAHERRRVVRVSGNGGMSHIKVDAPTDAVATIAAAIEVVASRMIDGAVAGSDRTRRDVIAERGGLAAVRADALLQIAEQALAAEPAAAERGDVGRLQLIVDTDTLAEIADGADGDPGECTLGGERIAPEVARRWACDIRASVVVDHEGHGCDEGRETRVINRRLRRALHRRDRGMCRFPGCGAGSWLHAHHIVHWVDGGPTELANLVLLCGHHHSAVHEGGWSVALTQGAVVWSDPEGTPATVEPLEGDARAVRNDSGGEAVPASAIESIWHRDPLDFRFAVSVIAEHCLRVRAMADVPAGTSAADEEPSSG, encoded by the coding sequence ATGAGCAGCGACGCAGGCCCGATCATGGCGGGCAACGACGACATCCCGCTGGAGCGGATCGAGGTCGAGATCATGTCCTGGTCGGGCAATCTGGCGGCGGCCACGGCCCGGCTGTTGGCGTGGATCGCGGAATACGACCGACGTGAGGGATGGAAGACCTGGAGCTGCCGGTCGTGTGCCGAGTGGATGTCGTGGAAGTGCGGGGAGTCGCTCCACACTGCTCGCGAGAAGGTGCGGGTGGCCCGGGCCCTCGAGTCGCTGCCGGCGATCCGGGCCTCGTTCGCGGCGGGTGAGCTGTCCTACTCGAAGGTGCGGGCCGTCACCCGGGTGGCGACGGCGGCCGACGACGAGGACTGGCTGATCCAGGCCCGCCACAGCACGGGATCCGAGCTCGACCGGATCGTGTCGGGCGTTCGCAAGGCGATCGACGAGAACGAGACCCGCGACGCGCGGGTGGCTCACGAACGCCGCCGGGTGGTACGGGTCTCGGGAAACGGTGGGATGAGCCACATCAAGGTGGATGCGCCCACGGATGCGGTGGCGACGATCGCGGCGGCGATCGAGGTGGTGGCGTCGCGGATGATCGACGGTGCCGTGGCCGGGTCGGATCGAACGCGACGGGACGTGATCGCCGAACGGGGTGGACTGGCGGCGGTGCGGGCCGATGCGCTGCTCCAGATAGCCGAGCAGGCCCTCGCGGCCGAGCCCGCGGCGGCGGAGCGGGGCGACGTCGGGCGGCTCCAACTGATCGTCGACACCGACACGCTGGCCGAGATCGCCGACGGTGCGGACGGTGACCCGGGCGAGTGCACGCTGGGTGGCGAGCGGATCGCGCCGGAGGTGGCCCGCCGGTGGGCGTGTGACATCCGGGCATCGGTGGTCGTGGATCACGAGGGTCACGGTTGCGACGAAGGCCGCGAAACGCGGGTGATCAATCGGCGGCTACGCCGCGCCCTGCACCGTCGGGATCGGGGCATGTGCCGCTTTCCCGGGTGCGGGGCCGGTTCGTGGCTCCATGCTCACCACATCGTCCACTGGGTCGACGGCGGGCCGACCGAGCTCGCCAACCTCGTCCTGCTCTGCGGTCATCACCACTCGGCGGTCCACGAGGGCGGGTGGTCCGTCGCGCTCACGCAAGGGGCGGTGGTCTGGAGCGATCCCGAGGGCACGCCGGCCACCGTGGAGCCGCTGGAAGGCGACGCACGGGCGGTGCGCAATGACAGCGGGGGCGAGGCGGTGCCGGCGTCAGCCATCGAGTCGATCTGGCACCGCGATCCGCTCGACTTCCGGTTCGCGGTGTCGGTGATCGCCGAACACTGCCTGCGAGTACGAGCGATGGCCGACGTCCCCGCGGGGACGTCCGCCGCCGATGAGGAACCCAGCTCGGGCTAG
- a CDS encoding DUF3024 domain-containing protein, which yields MPIPSADLDEIQRWIETKNGGSGDRCDDIRLEADVGARAVTILESRPRGDDSADSEPDRRRIARLRFTASRNEWRLYRTDHRGRFTVHKEAAPTPLIGPLLVEIDDDPTGVFWD from the coding sequence ATGCCCATCCCCTCCGCCGACCTCGACGAGATCCAACGGTGGATCGAGACCAAGAACGGTGGGTCCGGCGACCGGTGCGACGACATACGGCTCGAGGCGGACGTAGGTGCACGGGCGGTCACGATCCTCGAGTCCCGTCCCCGCGGGGACGACTCCGCCGATTCCGAGCCGGACCGGCGACGGATCGCCCGGCTCCGTTTCACGGCGTCGCGCAACGAATGGAGGCTCTACCGGACAGATCATCGCGGGCGCTTCACGGTCCACAAGGAAGCGGCCCCGACTCCGCTGATCGGCCCCCTCCTCGTCGAGATCGACGACGACCCGACCGGCGTGTTCTGGGACTGA